TAATGCTGACCCTGCTTCTTGAGCCTTATCGAGCACTTGATTTGCATTACTTTGGCTTTGCCCCATCAAATTGACCGCGTTGACTGTAGAGGACTTTAATTTTTCGATAATGGTGACTACATCCTGAACAGACGTTTGTGTCCGATGCGCTAAAGTACGTACCTCATCGGCGACAACGGCAAAGCCTCGACCTTGCTCCCCCGCTCGTGCTGCTTCAATCGCTGCATTTAAAGCGAGTAGGTTGGTTTGCTCAGCGATTTCATCAATCATCTTGGTAACGGTTTGGATAGCTTCACTGTCTTTATTGACCTGCTCTATGGCTTGCGCGGAATTGTCCAGTTGATCGTTAAGCTGCGCGACATCAATGCATACCCCTTCTACTTTTTCCAACCCTGACTGACTGTCTTCGTTGGTGAGGCGGACATTCTCGGCAATCGCTTCGACTTGCTGTGCTACCGACTGTGCTGACGAAGCCATTTCCTCAATAGCGGTTGCAACTTGCTCAACCTGTTGTTGTTGGATGTCAGATTGGCCGAGGTTTTGGTTGGCATCCTGAGATACGCTTCGTGACGCGTCTTGAACAGCATCACTTGTAGAACGGATTTCGCTAACCAAGGAATTCAATTGCCCCGCCATATGGGCGACGCCATTATTCAGGTTGATGATTTCATTGTTGGATGTTTTACCTGTCGCAGGGATCTCTAGGCTGACCTCACCTTTCGCGAGACGAGTCATGTATCCGTTTAGTATCGTCAGTGGCTTGAGGTTACGGTTAAGAAAAACGGTTAAAATGACGAAGGTGCCCAGAGCGACTACGGTTGCGATCGTGATGATCAGCTTGAGTAAAGTATCACTGCCTTTGGTGACTTCTTTGATGAATGTTCCGCCTAGCAACTTCCAGTTCCAACCAGGAACTTCTGTGTAGACGAGGTATTTCTCTCCAACATTGCCCTGATATTCATATGGGTAGCGGATCAGGCCACTTTTCTGTTCGAAAATTTGATGAAAAGGTTTGTTGCCATCATAGTCGGCGATTTCCATGATCGGCGCCGTGTTTTCGTCATGAACAGGATGGAGCAGGTAATGGCCTAAATTGTCTTCTCTATTGTCCACCACGACAGTGTAACCCGTATCGCCCCATTTGATAGAGCGCAACGAGTTAAAGAGATCTTGTGTTGCTTGCTCAACAGGCAGACCGATGAATGTAATACCTATCACCTTATTCTCTGCATTCTTCAATGGTGCATAGTAGGTAATGTAGTTCTCACCGAATAGTTTGACCTGAGCATAATAGGGTTGACCGCTAATGAGCTGGTTGTAACCAGGGTGGTCTTTACCTAATGTACTGCCCACGACACGATTGCCTGACGGGTCCTTGAGTGAAGTGGATATACGAATAAAGTCGCCATCAAAAGGAGCAAATAGAGTGGCCACTGCCCCCGTATCACGGGTAAAGCTGTCCACCAGTTTTGCATCATTGATCAAGCTTTCACCGTACTGAGTGACATTCACAACTTGTTGACCGTTAAAGTCGACG
This window of the Vibrio neptunius genome carries:
- a CDS encoding methyl-accepting chemotaxis protein, which gives rise to MFEKFKNQSVGFQLKLVILLCLLVSFVGTATLVYRNASKVLLDNTLKGHQTEVEAMAMTIAGQFNAYLHTAKVLESTFRNGYLAGVYVEDYSVDFNGQQVVNVTQYGESLINDAKLVDSFTRDTGAVATLFAPFDGDFIRISTSLKDPSGNRVVGSTLGKDHPGYNQLISGQPYYAQVKLFGENYITYYAPLKNAENKVIGITFIGLPVEQATQDLFNSLRSIKWGDTGYTVVVDNREDNLGHYLLHPVHDENTAPIMEIADYDGNKPFHQIFEQKSGLIRYPYEYQGNVGEKYLVYTEVPGWNWKLLGGTFIKEVTKGSDTLLKLIITIATVVALGTFVILTVFLNRNLKPLTILNGYMTRLAKGEVSLEIPATGKTSNNEIINLNNGVAHMAGQLNSLVSEIRSTSDAVQDASRSVSQDANQNLGQSDIQQQQVEQVATAIEEMASSAQSVAQQVEAIAENVRLTNEDSQSGLEKVEGVCIDVAQLNDQLDNSAQAIEQVNKDSEAIQTVTKMIDEIAEQTNLLALNAAIEAARAGEQGRGFAVVADEVRTLAHRTQTSVQDVVTIIEKLKSSTVNAVNLMGQSQSNANQVLDKAQEAGSALEAIASQVQSIAMQADTIAATSEEQANVSQEIAANANSISELNRESRATSAKTAQSAEELQTQASSLKQQVDFFN